The following proteins are encoded in a genomic region of candidate division KSB1 bacterium:
- a CDS encoding 2-dehydropantoate 2-reductase, producing MKICIYGAGAIGGYLGAQLAIAGYDVSLIARGPHLEAIQKKGLILWTEGEKKVAKITATDNPKELGQQDYVIITLKAHSVSPIVEQMTPLLGENTAIVTAQNGILWWYFYKLAGSFENHRLESVDPGGRIWDTLRPDRVIGCVVYPSSEIVEPGIIRHIDGKRFMLGELDGSKSDRVVALSVAFTAAGFKAPVRKKIRDDIWLKLWGNVSFNPVSVLTSATLEQMAQDLAVRSVIRNMMVEAAAVAEKLDVKFLVDVDTRIGWAEDVGAHKTSMLQDFDKGRPMEIDALVGAVSEMAKLVGTPTPTVDTVLALLRLCVQNSE from the coding sequence ATGAAAATCTGCATTTATGGCGCCGGGGCAATCGGCGGATATCTTGGCGCCCAATTGGCAATAGCAGGCTATGATGTATCATTAATTGCCCGCGGACCTCACCTGGAAGCTATACAAAAAAAGGGTTTGATTTTATGGACAGAAGGGGAGAAAAAAGTTGCTAAAATAACGGCTACTGACAACCCGAAAGAGCTTGGTCAACAAGATTATGTGATCATTACTCTCAAAGCGCATTCGGTTTCGCCCATTGTGGAACAAATGACACCGCTTCTCGGGGAGAATACGGCAATCGTCACCGCCCAAAATGGCATTTTGTGGTGGTATTTTTATAAGTTGGCGGGTTCCTTTGAGAATCATCGTTTGGAAAGTGTGGACCCTGGCGGACGGATTTGGGATACACTGAGACCGGATCGGGTGATAGGTTGTGTGGTATATCCTTCCAGCGAAATTGTGGAACCCGGAATTATCAGGCATATTGATGGCAAGCGTTTTATGCTTGGTGAATTGGATGGTTCTAAATCTGATAGGGTAGTGGCTTTAAGTGTGGCTTTTACTGCTGCAGGTTTCAAAGCGCCTGTGCGAAAAAAAATAAGGGATGATATCTGGTTAAAACTTTGGGGCAATGTCTCTTTTAATCCGGTGAGTGTTCTTACTTCGGCAACATTGGAGCAAATGGCGCAGGACTTAGCTGTTCGTTCTGTCATTCGAAACATGATGGTTGAAGCTGCGGCTGTTGCAGAAAAACTGGATGTGAAATTTTTGGTCGATGTTGATACCCGCATTGGCTGGGCTGAAGATGTAGGCGCCCACAAAACGTCCATGTTGCAGGATTTTGATAAGGGTCGGCCAATGGAAATTGATGCATTAGTAGGTGCTGTTTCTGAAATGGCTAAACTAGTTGGTACTCCCACACCCACAGTCGATACCGTACTTGCGCTATTAAGATTATGTGTTCAAAATTCTGAATAG
- a CDS encoding Nramp family divalent metal transporter translates to MTADNHNKSSKNGLASLKLPSMVPAKLALYFGPGIILMMTGIGTSHLITAPVAGGRFGYALLWCIPIAYIFKYYGFEMAFRFTNATGKSMVEAYSTAWKKWPLWYVLVTTLVQCAIGQAGRLIAASAVLYYLFSVSLGFNIAIEYYGLFLGLISVAIILRGNYKAVEMVAKIAAGLLVISTLAVYFVKPAPISAMANFFIFDTPQGSWLIIAAFLGLLPTGIDVSLQASEWGKAKKVGMSKIRTNIEELGIAKSFDPFTSKKEDLAVDTTKLPDHALEYCRRWFKIGLWDFRLGHVISFIIAIIFLLLAAVWLYPNPVEGRAVIGEIAKIFTLSVGPWMMAIFLLGAFAATFSTAFNYFDGWPRIVAACSRNMFKNTASLQGIEKESLAAENKSKWYSEYNIYRMTMLYSLVASVLIIAGIPKPVWLVLVASALAFFIAPVIFFLNLYYCLTIIPKEDKYFYPSTFAKWFGWASFFVFTILSAILILARVFKIELFGA, encoded by the coding sequence ATGACTGCTGATAATCATAACAAAAGCTCGAAGAATGGATTAGCAAGTTTAAAACTTCCCAGTATGGTTCCCGCCAAATTGGCTCTATATTTTGGCCCCGGAATTATCCTGATGATGACCGGTATCGGGACCAGTCATTTAATTACTGCACCTGTAGCAGGAGGACGATTCGGTTATGCTCTTCTTTGGTGTATTCCTATTGCCTATATTTTTAAATACTATGGTTTTGAAATGGCTTTCAGGTTTACGAATGCCACCGGCAAGAGCATGGTCGAGGCATACAGTACGGCATGGAAAAAATGGCCATTATGGTATGTGCTGGTTACTACGTTGGTTCAATGCGCAATTGGGCAAGCCGGCAGGCTAATTGCGGCTTCTGCAGTATTATATTATTTATTCAGTGTTTCCCTGGGTTTTAATATCGCCATTGAATACTATGGTCTGTTTTTAGGTTTGATCTCAGTAGCAATCATTTTGCGGGGGAATTATAAAGCTGTTGAAATGGTTGCTAAAATTGCAGCCGGATTATTAGTAATTTCTACATTAGCCGTATATTTTGTCAAACCTGCGCCAATCTCCGCAATGGCCAATTTCTTTATTTTCGATACGCCGCAAGGTTCCTGGCTGATTATTGCTGCGTTTCTCGGTTTATTGCCTACAGGTATTGATGTCTCACTACAAGCATCAGAATGGGGGAAAGCAAAAAAAGTTGGGATGAGTAAGATCAGGACAAATATTGAAGAGTTGGGCATTGCCAAATCTTTCGATCCTTTTACATCAAAAAAGGAGGATCTAGCTGTCGATACCACCAAACTTCCTGACCATGCTCTTGAGTACTGTAGAAGATGGTTCAAAATCGGATTGTGGGATTTTCGGCTAGGTCATGTAATTTCTTTTATTATTGCAATCATTTTTTTGTTATTGGCGGCTGTTTGGTTATATCCGAATCCTGTTGAAGGACGAGCCGTGATCGGGGAAATTGCCAAAATTTTCACACTCAGTGTCGGACCATGGATGATGGCTATTTTCTTGCTTGGCGCTTTTGCGGCAACCTTTTCCACCGCATTCAATTATTTCGACGGCTGGCCCCGGATTGTTGCTGCATGTAGCAGGAATATGTTCAAAAACACAGCGAGTCTGCAGGGGATTGAAAAAGAATCTCTGGCAGCTGAAAATAAAAGCAAATGGTATTCCGAATACAACATTTATCGAATGACGATGTTATATTCCCTTGTGGCTTCTGTTTTAATTATAGCAGGAATACCGAAACCGGTTTGGTTAGTACTGGTTGCTTCGGCGCTGGCATTTTTTATTGCGCCTGTTATATTTTTTCTCAACCTTTATTATTGCTTAACGATTATTCCCAAAGAAGATAAATATTTTTATCCTTCAACTTTTGCGAAATGGTTTGGCTGGGCAAGTTTTTTTGTTTTTACAATATTGAGTGCAATTCTAATTTTGGCGAGAGTATTTAAGATTGAGTTGTTTGGAGCATAA
- the ggt gene encoding gamma-glutamyltransferase has translation MKFIYLLPTMIFFVPLLLAQDRITGRSFATRSEVIAQNGMAATSQPLATQVALDILKQGGTAVDAAIAANAMLGLVEPTGSGIGGDLFAIVWDAKTQKLYGLNGSGRSPYSLTLDYFKQNGYKQIPSRGPLPVSVPGCVDGWFELHKKFGKLSMESILGPTIKYARKGFPVSELIAYYMQAHVPILQEWPGFKETFMPNGRAPEKGEIFKNPKLANTLEKIAKGGRDVFYKGEIAKTIDAFMKRVGGFLSYKDLADHSSEWVEPVSTNYRGYDVWELPPNGQGIAALQILNILEGFDLKSMGFASTEYIPHFLEAKKLAFEDRAKYYADPDFNEIPVDWLISKEYAEERRKLIDPHRAAWRYDVGNPSLEAGDTIYLTVADSEGNMVSLIQSNYRGMGCGLSPDGLGFIFQDRGELFTLEEGHFNTYAPHKRPFHTIIPAFITKDGKPYMSFGVMGGATQPQAHAQIVINMVDFGMNLQEAGDAPRILHQGSSQPTGEVMTDGGSVYLETGVDYEVIRELVKMGHNVGYNVGSFGGYQAILFDWKNKVYYGASESRKDGHAAGY, from the coding sequence ATGAAATTCATATATTTACTACCTACCATGATTTTTTTCGTCCCGTTATTATTAGCACAAGACCGCATCACCGGCAGATCGTTTGCCACCCGATCCGAAGTGATAGCCCAAAATGGGATGGCGGCGACGAGTCAACCCTTAGCCACACAAGTGGCCCTTGATATTCTCAAGCAGGGTGGTACTGCTGTCGATGCTGCAATTGCAGCCAATGCCATGCTTGGTCTTGTTGAACCCACGGGCAGCGGAATTGGCGGTGACCTTTTTGCCATTGTCTGGGACGCCAAAACCCAGAAGCTTTATGGATTAAATGGAAGCGGCCGTTCACCTTATTCCTTAACCCTTGATTATTTCAAGCAAAATGGTTATAAGCAAATTCCGAGTCGCGGGCCGTTGCCGGTTTCGGTGCCGGGCTGTGTGGACGGTTGGTTTGAATTACACAAGAAGTTTGGCAAATTGTCTATGGAATCCATTTTAGGACCTACCATAAAATACGCCCGGAAGGGTTTCCCGGTATCGGAACTGATTGCGTATTATATGCAGGCTCATGTGCCAATCTTGCAGGAATGGCCGGGTTTTAAGGAAACTTTTATGCCAAACGGCAGAGCGCCGGAAAAAGGTGAAATATTTAAAAATCCGAAATTAGCCAACACCCTGGAAAAAATCGCAAAAGGCGGCCGGGATGTCTTTTACAAAGGCGAGATTGCCAAAACCATCGATGCGTTTATGAAAAGAGTAGGTGGATTTCTTTCCTACAAAGATTTAGCAGATCATTCTTCAGAATGGGTTGAGCCGGTTTCCACTAATTATCGCGGCTACGATGTCTGGGAACTGCCACCCAATGGACAGGGAATTGCCGCCCTGCAAATCTTAAATATTCTCGAAGGTTTTGATTTAAAGAGTATGGGCTTTGCCAGTACAGAATATATACCTCATTTTTTGGAAGCGAAGAAATTGGCATTCGAAGATCGAGCCAAATATTATGCCGATCCGGATTTTAATGAGATTCCGGTTGACTGGCTTATCTCTAAAGAATATGCTGAGGAGAGACGCAAGCTCATCGATCCTCATCGAGCGGCTTGGCGCTATGACGTTGGCAATCCCAGTCTGGAAGCTGGTGATACCATCTATCTGACTGTTGCCGATAGTGAAGGCAACATGGTTTCGTTGATTCAGAGCAATTATCGTGGCATGGGATGCGGCCTTTCTCCGGATGGATTGGGATTTATTTTTCAAGATCGTGGTGAATTGTTCACTCTCGAAGAAGGTCATTTTAATACGTATGCACCGCACAAACGTCCGTTTCATACGATCATTCCAGCATTTATCACCAAAGACGGTAAGCCCTACATGAGCTTTGGCGTTATGGGTGGCGCTACCCAACCCCAGGCACATGCGCAAATCGTAATCAACATGGTTGATTTCGGTATGAATCTGCAAGAAGCCGGCGATGCCCCCCGGATTTTACATCAGGGCTCCTCCCAACCAACAGGTGAAGTAATGACAGACGGCGGATCTGTGTATCTGGAAACCGGAGTCGATTATGAGGTCATCCGGGAATTGGTAAAAATGGGGCACAATGTGGGCTACAATGTCGGTAGTTTTGGCGGTTATCAGGCTATTCTATTCGATTGGAAAAACAAGGTTTATTACGGTGCTTCCGAGTCCAGGAAGGATGGGCATGCGGCTGGGTATTGA
- a CDS encoding DUF433 domain-containing protein, with protein MGVIETCYEHIAIDEDGIPYILGTTMKVIELIKLKFAYGWSPEELLFQHPYLTLGQIHAALAYYWDHTEELEKDIDA; from the coding sequence ATGGGTGTTATTGAAACCTGCTATGAACATATAGCTATCGATGAAGATGGAATACCTTACATATTAGGTACGACCATGAAAGTAATTGAATTGATAAAGCTAAAGTTCGCTTACGGATGGAGTCCGGAAGAACTTTTATTCCAGCACCCATATCTCACACTTGGTCAAATTCATGCCGCTCTCGCATACTATTGGGATCATACTGAAGAACTCGAAAAAGATATCGATGCTTGA
- a CDS encoding PIN domain-containing protein: MIVFLDTDILIDLASDRKPFSDDAATLIDAAENRHFESFIAWHSISNYYYIVSAKVKKQDAIEFVKDLLQFVNVASTSTKDVLYATGLLFSDFEDSLQVAAAKACNAEVILTRNVKHYKASPIQVQTPTDFIKKNKHFFK; encoded by the coding sequence ATGATAGTATTTTTGGATACCGATATCCTCATCGACCTTGCATCAGACAGAAAGCCGTTTTCAGATGATGCCGCCACGCTAATCGATGCTGCAGAAAACCGCCATTTTGAAAGCTTCATTGCCTGGCATTCGATCTCAAATTATTATTATATCGTTTCTGCAAAAGTAAAAAAACAAGACGCCATTGAATTTGTCAAAGATTTGCTACAGTTTGTAAATGTGGCTTCAACATCAACCAAAGACGTTTTGTATGCCACTGGACTTCTGTTTTCTGATTTTGAGGATTCACTTCAGGTAGCAGCAGCTAAAGCATGTAATGCAGAGGTAATACTCACCAGAAATGTGAAACATTACAAAGCCAGTCCAATTCAAGTCCAAACACCAACGGATTTTATAAAAAAGAATAAGCATTTTTTTAAGTAG
- a CDS encoding gamma-glutamyltransferase family protein has translation MLKISFATRSEVIAQNGMAATSQPLATQVALDIKQIPSRGPLPVSVPGCVDGWFELHKKFGKLSMESILGPTIKYARKGFPVSELIAYYMQANVPILQEWPGFKETFMPNGRAPEKGEIFKNPKLANTLEKIAKGGRDVFYKGEIAKTIDAFMKRVGGFLSYKDLADHSSEWVEPVSTNYRGYDVWELPPNGQGIAALQILNILEGFDLKSMGFASTEYIHHFLEAKKLAFEDRAKYYADPDFNEIPVDWLISKEYAEKRRKLIDPHRAAWRYDVGNPSLEAGDTIYLTVADSEGNMVSLIQSNYRGMGCGLSPDGLGFIFQDRGELFTLEEGHFNTYAPHKRPFHTIIPAFITKDGKPYMSFGVMGGATQPQAHAQIVINMVDFGMNLQEAGDAPRILHQGSSQPTGEVMTDGGSVYLETGVDYEVIRELVKMGHNVGYNVGSFGGYQAILFDWKNKVYYGASESRKDGQAAGYEWLSDVTSSTVFFIIIMNNSFGIWNRLSSCFTIKYVRAKIHIVWPHKRSNF, from the coding sequence ATGTTAAAAATTTCGTTTGCCACCCGATCCGAAGTGATAGCCCAAAATGGGATGGCGGCGACGAGTCAACCCTTAGCCACACAAGTGGCCCTTGATATTAAGCAAATTCCGAGTCGCGGGCCGTTGCCGGTTTCGGTGCCGGGCTGTGTGGACGGTTGGTTTGAATTACACAAGAAGTTTGGCAAATTGTCTATGGAATCCATTTTAGGACCTACCATAAAATACGCCCGGAAGGGTTTCCCGGTATCGGAACTGATTGCGTATTATATGCAGGCTAATGTGCCAATCTTGCAGGAATGGCCGGGTTTTAAGGAAACTTTTATGCCAAACGGCAGAGCGCCGGAAAAAGGTGAAATATTTAAAAATCCGAAATTAGCCAACACCCTGGAAAAAATCGCAAAAGGCGGCCGGGATGTCTTTTACAAAGGCGAGATTGCCAAAACCATCGATGCGTTTATGAAAAGAGTAGGTGGATTTCTTTCCTACAAAGATTTAGCAGATCATTCTTCAGAATGGGTTGAGCCGGTTTCCACTAATTATCGCGGATACGATGTCTGGGAACTGCCACCCAATGGACAGGGAATTGCCGCCCTGCAAATCTTAAATATTCTCGAAGGCTTTGATTTAAAAAGTATGGGTTTTGCCAGTACAGAATATATCCATCATTTTTTGGAAGCGAAGAAATTGGCCTTCGAGGATCGCGCCAAATATTATGCCGATCCGGATTTTAATGAGATTCCGGTTGACTGGCTTATCTCTAAAGAATATGCTGAGAAGAGACGCAAGCTCATCGATCCTCATCGAGCGGCTTGGCGCTATGACGTTGGCAATCCCAGTCTGGAAGCTGGTGATACCATCTATCTGACTGTTGCCGATAGTGAAGGCAACATGGTTTCGTTGATTCAAAGCAATTATCGTGGCATGGGATGCGGCCTTTCCCCGGATGGATTGGGATTTATTTTTCAAGATCGCGGTGAATTGTTCACTCTCGAAGAAGGTCATTTTAATACGTATGCACCGCACAAACGTCCGTTTCATACGATCATTCCAGCATTTATCACCAAAGACGGTAAGCCCTACATGAGCTTTGGCGTTATGGGTGGTGCTACCCAACCGCAGGCACATGCGCAAATCGTAATCAACATGGTTGATTTTGGTATGAATCTGCAAGAAGCCGGCGATGCCCCTCGGATTTTACACCAGGGCTCCTCCCAACCAACAGGTGAAGTAATGACAGACGGCGGATCTGTGTATCTGGAAACCGGAGTCGATTATGAGGTCATCCGGGAATTGGTAAAAATGGGGCACAATGTGGGCTACAATGTCGGTAGTTTTGGCGGTTATCAGGCTATTCTATTCGATTGGAAAAACAAGGTTTATTACGGCGCTTCCGAGTCCAGGAAGGATGGACAGGCGGCTGGGTATGAATGGTTATCAGACGTAACTTCAAGTACCGTCTTTTTTATTATAATCATGAATAACAGCTTTGGAATTTGGAATAGGTTGTCCAGTTGCTTCACTATAAAGTACGTCAGGGCAAAAATCCACATCGTTTGGCCACACAAGCGTTCCAATTTCTGA
- a CDS encoding DUF4160 domain-containing protein has translation MPEISRFFGIIIRMYFDDHTPPHFHAVYGNNEVQISINPIAVLRGDLPPRAESMVVEWTALHQNELVENWNRLNKNQPALKIEPLK, from the coding sequence ATGCCAGAAATCAGTCGGTTTTTTGGTATTATTATACGGATGTACTTTGATGACCACACACCGCCTCATTTTCATGCAGTTTATGGTAATAATGAGGTTCAAATTTCAATTAATCCAATTGCTGTTTTACGCGGAGATTTACCACCTCGAGCAGAATCTATGGTTGTTGAATGGACTGCCCTGCATCAAAATGAATTAGTAGAGAATTGGAATAGGCTTAACAAAAACCAACCAGCTTTGAAAATTGAACCACTAAAATAA
- a CDS encoding cation:proton antiporter translates to MILLKDIILILFLAILIILILSKFRIPPVIGFLLTGVIIGPTALQLVDSISDIEVLAEIGIILLMFTIGLEFSLEKIRKIFKDFLLFGGLQVAISWLVFSFLLYWYGLVMHQALLGGFILALSSTAIVLKLLQEKDDLNSPSGLKMTGILLFQDAVIIPALILLPLISQFREAQTSPIVTKILLAFGSVILVFIVSKAVLPNIFKLIFKVRLPDLLLVTVFVFLFGLTILAHQLGLSMAMGAFIVGIAISDSDYAHQINTDIIPFRHIFNSIFFISIGMFVNISFLLSHFTQVLSITLIIIVIKFVIILAIFVVTKHPLNTGVMTAFGLAHIGEFSFILLKVAQENTLFDQDIHQILLSSAILSMFSIPLALNIGKKISRSERLKKGLQISEQSKPLTNHTIIAGFGVNGQNIAKILKLLDFPYTIIEMNPATVKKYKSLGESIHFGNIDREQNMKLIGISKASLLVIAINDMEATRRTVKLARRLNSSLRIIVRANYITQVETMYKFGADLVLSQDMETSLIFIHHILKFYHMPDHITRIQTNLLRKKHYQFFYKQETREEWKIAISDNIEQDNELFFISPHSRFVDKKLESLDPFHYDGTEIIGVIRKTEVLSKPLGNLIIEKYDTIIFSGNHQKVFEAMTWMEENN, encoded by the coding sequence ATGATTTTACTCAAAGACATCATACTAATCTTATTTTTAGCCATCCTGATCATTCTGATCTTGTCTAAATTCAGGATACCGCCGGTAATCGGCTTTTTGCTAACCGGTGTAATTATTGGCCCAACCGCATTGCAATTAGTTGATTCAATTTCTGATATCGAAGTTCTGGCTGAAATAGGCATTATTTTACTCATGTTTACCATCGGGCTGGAATTTTCATTAGAAAAAATCAGGAAGATATTTAAAGACTTTTTGCTATTCGGTGGGCTTCAGGTAGCGATAAGCTGGCTGGTTTTCTCTTTTTTACTTTATTGGTACGGCTTGGTAATGCACCAGGCTTTGCTAGGTGGTTTTATTTTAGCCTTGAGCAGTACGGCCATCGTCTTGAAATTATTGCAGGAAAAAGACGATCTAAATTCACCCTCCGGATTGAAGATGACCGGCATCTTGCTTTTTCAGGATGCGGTTATCATTCCGGCTTTGATTTTACTTCCCCTTATTAGCCAATTTCGTGAAGCCCAAACGAGTCCTATTGTTACGAAAATCCTGTTGGCTTTTGGCAGTGTTATTTTAGTTTTTATTGTAAGTAAAGCAGTATTGCCCAATATTTTTAAGCTTATTTTTAAAGTACGTTTGCCGGATTTATTATTGGTAACGGTTTTTGTTTTTTTATTTGGGCTAACCATCTTAGCCCACCAGTTGGGCTTGTCTATGGCGATGGGTGCTTTTATTGTGGGAATAGCCATATCCGATTCCGATTATGCGCATCAAATCAACACCGATATTATCCCATTCAGGCATATTTTTAATTCCATATTTTTTATATCCATCGGAATGTTCGTTAATATCTCCTTTTTACTTTCACATTTTACACAAGTTTTATCGATTACTTTGATCATAATCGTTATAAAATTCGTCATCATTCTGGCTATATTTGTTGTCACCAAACATCCATTAAATACAGGAGTGATGACCGCTTTTGGCCTGGCTCATATCGGTGAATTCTCATTTATCCTTTTGAAAGTCGCCCAGGAAAACACACTTTTTGACCAGGACATCCATCAAATTCTTTTATCGTCTGCAATATTAAGTATGTTTTCCATTCCGTTAGCTCTCAACATCGGCAAGAAAATAAGCAGATCGGAAAGACTAAAAAAAGGTTTACAAATTTCTGAGCAATCAAAACCACTTACAAACCATACCATAATCGCCGGATTCGGAGTTAACGGCCAAAATATTGCAAAAATATTAAAGCTGCTCGATTTTCCTTATACCATTATTGAAATGAATCCTGCTACAGTAAAAAAGTATAAATCTCTTGGAGAGTCTATCCATTTTGGTAATATTGACCGGGAGCAGAATATGAAGTTAATCGGTATTTCCAAAGCTTCATTGTTGGTGATTGCGATCAACGACATGGAAGCTACCCGGAGAACCGTGAAACTCGCACGTAGATTAAATTCGTCTTTGCGCATCATTGTGCGGGCAAATTATATTACCCAGGTCGAAACAATGTATAAATTTGGAGCGGATCTCGTGCTATCCCAGGATATGGAAACCTCTCTTATATTTATTCATCATATCCTTAAATTTTATCACATGCCTGACCATATAACCCGGATTCAAACGAATTTGTTAAGAAAAAAACATTACCAGTTTTTCTATAAGCAAGAAACCCGTGAAGAATGGAAGATCGCCATTTCTGATAATATCGAACAAGACAATGAATTGTTTTTTATCAGTCCCCATTCTCGTTTCGTAGACAAAAAATTAGAATCACTCGATCCTTTTCATTATGATGGCACTGAGATCATCGGTGTTATCCGTAAGACTGAGGTCTTATCAAAACCCCTGGGGAATTTAATCATCGAAAAGTACGATACGATTATTTTTTCAGGAAACCACCAAAAAGTCTTTGAAGCTATGACCTGGATGGAAGAAAATAATTAG
- a CDS encoding DUF559 domain-containing protein, with product MPKRKLIPYNPILKELARNLRNNSTLSEILLWKKLKGKQICVYDFHHQKPLDNYTPLKIRPGRDFLPLSRGELLLTMLFLILISTNFICYSNYIY from the coding sequence ATGCCAAAACGCAAACTCATACCATACAACCCAATACTAAAAGAATTAGCCAGAAATCTCCGCAATAACAGCACATTGTCTGAGATCTTGCTCTGGAAGAAACTAAAAGGAAAACAAATTTGCGTATACGATTTCCACCATCAGAAACCACTCGATAATTACACACCCCTGAAAATCCGTCCGGGACGGGATTTTCTTCCCCTCTCGAGAGGGGAATTATTATTAACTATGCTTTTTTTGATATTGATAAGTACAAATTTTATATGTTACAGTAATTATATTTATTGA